A genomic segment from Blastococcus sp. PRF04-17 encodes:
- a CDS encoding UPF0182 family membrane protein, which translates to MRPPVPVPTLSRRAKLVLGAVAVLLVLFTAIGTLTNVYVDYLWFDETDYTDVFWTELQTRALLFAVAGVATGGLVALAVYLAYRFRPTFRPMSLEQQNLERYRQSLEPRRGLVLTAVAVVLGLFAGFTAQGSWQTWLMYRNSTNFGRTDPEFGIDISFFVFDYPFYRLLLGFGFAIVLLALIGSLLTHYVFGGLRLQTPGQKLTAAARVQLSVLLGLFAALKAVAYWLDRYGLVYSDRSEEIFTGAGYTDINALLVPKTILVFVAAGCALAFFANIFVRNFLLPAGALGLLLVISLVIGVAYPAVVQQFVVKPSANEKEAPYIERAIEATRDAYGLSDIDYVQYAQETTGDEVDPQVVLRELRNDTETIPNARLLDPNVLADTFTARQQIRNVYGFPEKLDIDRYEIDGEIRDYVVAVRELNSAGLSENQSTWINRHTVYTHGNGFVAAPANEVVAGTEGGEPNFTTRDLPVRGEIVPEESRVYYGELMLDYSVVGAPEGAAPREFDQPEGGSDERQINNTYSGEGGVDVGSFFRQLTFAIYYRERNFLLSSAVNDESKVLYVRDPRNRVEKAAPFLEVDGDPYPAVIDGRIVWILDGYTTSDSFPYAEQMELGEATSDALTGTGTAALPNETVNYIRNSVKATVDAYDGTVTLYEWDTEDPVLRTYMKAFPGVVQPKEEMSEELISHVRYPEDLFKVQRAILTRYHVDDPIAFYEGSDRWQIPSDPTQNTDQDQPPYYILAQRPGDDRASFQLTSALNAFRRDNLSSFVSASSDPETYGQIQVLQLPGNTPFRGPQQVQNAFLSNNQVRPDLTLFDSENSDAVFGNLLTLPIGDAGLLYVEPLYVRAAGESGFPLLQRVLVNFGDRIGYANTLSEALDQVFGAGAGEVAVDSDNVPDDGDVGEPEPTDPADPPTPPPAGGGTTADPDLAQAVANLDAALQALRTAQRSGDFAAQGQALEDLQAAVDAYQAAQQAADGGG; encoded by the coding sequence ATGCGGCCCCCTGTGCCGGTGCCGACCCTGTCGCGGCGCGCGAAGCTGGTCCTCGGCGCGGTCGCCGTCCTGCTCGTGCTCTTCACGGCGATCGGCACGCTGACCAACGTCTACGTGGACTACCTCTGGTTCGACGAGACCGACTACACCGACGTCTTCTGGACCGAGCTGCAGACCCGGGCGCTGCTGTTCGCCGTGGCCGGCGTCGCCACCGGCGGACTGGTGGCGCTGGCCGTCTACCTGGCCTACCGGTTCCGCCCGACGTTCCGGCCGATGTCGCTGGAGCAGCAGAACCTCGAGCGCTACCGGCAGTCGCTCGAGCCCCGCCGCGGCCTGGTGCTCACCGCCGTCGCCGTCGTGCTCGGGCTGTTCGCCGGCTTCACCGCGCAGGGCAGCTGGCAGACCTGGCTGATGTATCGCAACAGCACGAACTTCGGACGCACGGACCCGGAGTTCGGCATCGACATCTCGTTCTTCGTCTTCGACTACCCCTTCTACCGGCTGCTGCTGGGCTTCGGCTTCGCGATCGTGCTGCTGGCGTTGATCGGCTCGCTGCTGACCCACTACGTGTTCGGCGGGCTGCGCCTGCAAACTCCGGGACAGAAGCTGACCGCCGCCGCCCGGGTGCAGCTGTCGGTGCTCCTGGGCCTGTTCGCGGCGCTGAAGGCCGTGGCCTACTGGCTGGACCGCTACGGGCTGGTGTACTCCGACCGCAGCGAGGAGATCTTCACCGGCGCCGGTTACACCGACATCAACGCGCTGCTGGTGCCCAAGACGATCCTGGTCTTCGTCGCGGCGGGCTGTGCCCTGGCGTTCTTCGCCAACATCTTCGTGCGCAACTTCCTGCTGCCGGCCGGCGCCCTGGGGCTGCTGCTGGTGATCAGCCTGGTCATCGGCGTCGCCTACCCGGCGGTCGTGCAGCAGTTCGTGGTCAAGCCCAGCGCCAACGAGAAGGAGGCGCCCTACATCGAGCGGGCGATCGAGGCCACGCGCGACGCCTACGGTCTCTCCGACATCGACTACGTCCAGTACGCGCAGGAGACCACGGGTGACGAGGTCGACCCGCAGGTGGTGCTCCGCGAGCTGCGCAACGACACCGAGACCATCCCGAACGCGCGGTTGCTGGACCCGAACGTCCTCGCCGACACGTTCACCGCGCGCCAGCAGATCCGCAACGTCTACGGGTTCCCGGAGAAGCTGGACATCGACCGGTACGAGATCGACGGCGAGATCCGCGACTACGTCGTCGCCGTCCGCGAGCTGAACAGCGCCGGGCTGAGCGAGAACCAGAGCACCTGGATCAACCGGCACACCGTCTACACCCACGGCAACGGGTTCGTCGCTGCCCCGGCGAACGAGGTGGTGGCCGGCACCGAGGGCGGCGAGCCCAACTTCACGACCCGCGACCTGCCGGTCCGCGGCGAGATCGTGCCCGAGGAGTCGCGGGTCTACTACGGCGAGCTGATGCTGGACTACTCCGTCGTCGGCGCCCCGGAGGGGGCCGCCCCCCGCGAGTTCGACCAGCCCGAGGGCGGGTCCGACGAGCGCCAGATCAACAACACCTACAGCGGAGAGGGTGGCGTCGACGTCGGGAGCTTCTTCCGGCAGCTGACCTTCGCCATCTACTACCGCGAGCGCAACTTCCTGCTCTCGAGCGCGGTCAACGACGAGTCGAAGGTTCTCTACGTCCGCGACCCGCGCAACCGGGTCGAGAAGGCGGCACCGTTCCTGGAGGTCGACGGCGACCCGTACCCCGCCGTGATCGACGGGCGGATCGTCTGGATCCTCGACGGCTACACGACGTCGGACTCCTTCCCGTACGCCGAACAGATGGAGCTCGGCGAGGCGACCTCCGACGCGCTCACCGGCACCGGCACCGCGGCACTGCCCAACGAGACGGTGAACTACATCCGCAACTCGGTGAAGGCGACCGTCGACGCCTACGACGGCACGGTCACGCTCTACGAGTGGGACACCGAGGATCCCGTCCTCCGGACCTACATGAAGGCGTTCCCGGGCGTCGTGCAGCCGAAGGAGGAGATGTCCGAGGAGCTCATCAGCCACGTGCGCTACCCGGAGGACCTGTTCAAGGTGCAGCGGGCGATCCTCACCCGCTACCACGTGGACGATCCCATCGCCTTCTACGAGGGCAGCGACCGCTGGCAGATCCCGAGCGACCCGACCCAGAACACCGACCAGGACCAGCCGCCGTACTACATCCTCGCCCAGCGGCCGGGGGACGACCGCGCCAGCTTCCAGCTGACCAGCGCCCTCAACGCGTTCCGGCGGGACAACCTGTCGTCGTTCGTCTCCGCGTCCAGCGACCCGGAGACGTACGGGCAGATCCAGGTGCTGCAACTCCCGGGGAACACGCCGTTCCGCGGTCCGCAGCAGGTGCAGAACGCGTTCCTGAGCAACAACCAGGTGCGACCGGACCTCACGCTGTTCGACAGCGAGAACTCCGATGCCGTGTTCGGCAACCTGCTGACCCTGCCGATCGGCGACGCCGGGCTGCTCTACGTGGAGCCGCTCTACGTGCGGGCCGCCGGGGAGAGCGGCTTCCCGCTGCTGCAGCGGGTGCTGGTCAACTTCGGTGACCGGATCGGGTACGCCAACACCCTGTCCGAGGCGCTCGACCAGGTCTTCGGCGCCGGGGCGGGTGAGGTCGCCGTCGACAGCGACAACGTCCCCGACGACGGGGACGTCGGTGAGCCGGAGCCGACCGACCCGGCCGATCCGCCCACCCCGCCGCCCGCGGGCGGAGGGACGACGGCCGACCCGGATCTCGCCCAGGCGGTCGCCAACCTCGACGCCGCGCTGCAGGCGCTGCGGACGGCTCAGCGGTCCGGTGACTTCGCGGCCCAGGGGCAGGCGCTGGAGGACCTGCAGGCGGCGGTCGACGCCTACCAGGCCGCCCAGCAGGCCGCCGACGGCGGCGGATGA
- a CDS encoding rhodanese-like domain-containing protein produces MNPRTTDLITPAELAARSAGAARTLVDVRTPAEYETAHIPGSINIPLPLVQAHADQLAGDLDGPVVLVCQAGGRARTAHTALTAAGAQQLTVLDGGIGAHTTAGQPVRRGRPRWALERQVRLVAGSLVAGSILASLRFPTARFLAGGIGAGLATAALTDTCAMGAALAKLPYNRGGRPVTLDDAREALRS; encoded by the coding sequence GTGAACCCGCGCACCACCGACCTGATCACGCCCGCCGAGCTGGCCGCCCGGTCCGCCGGCGCCGCACGCACGCTCGTCGACGTGCGCACCCCGGCCGAGTACGAGACCGCGCACATCCCCGGCTCGATCAACATCCCGCTGCCGCTCGTGCAGGCCCACGCCGACCAGCTCGCCGGCGACCTGGACGGGCCGGTCGTGCTCGTCTGCCAGGCCGGCGGCCGCGCCCGAACCGCGCACACCGCGCTGACCGCGGCCGGCGCGCAGCAGCTGACGGTCCTCGACGGCGGCATCGGCGCGCACACCACCGCCGGGCAGCCGGTCCGCCGCGGCCGTCCCCGCTGGGCGCTGGAACGCCAGGTCCGCCTGGTCGCCGGGAGCCTGGTCGCCGGCAGCATCCTGGCCAGCCTCCGCTTCCCGACGGCCCGGTTTCTCGCCGGCGGCATCGGCGCCGGCCTCGCCACCGCCGCGCTCACCGACACCTGCGCGATGGGCGCGGCGCTGGCCAAGCTGCCGTACAACCGCGGCGGCCGCCCGGTCACCCTCGACGACGCCCGGGAAGCGCTGCGGTCGTGA
- a CDS encoding sulfite exporter TauE/SafE family protein, with protein MIVAVVAGLVIGALVGLLGGGGSILAVPALVYAAGQDLRQAVATSLLVVGITSLVAVLPRLRARQIAWRIAVLFGATGAATAFAGAAVNRLLPDELVLGLFAALMIGAGVRMLAEKPATGAACAVDGGRVNWRRCLPRTLAGGLVVGFLTGLLGVGGGFLIIPVLVVVLGLPMTTAIGTSLVIIAANSAAGFAAHAGEAPLDVPVTVAFTAAAVVTALAAGRLATRVDIARLRRWFAYLVFTVAAGILVQITAGLLG; from the coding sequence GTGATCGTCGCCGTCGTCGCCGGGCTGGTCATCGGCGCGCTCGTCGGCCTGCTCGGCGGCGGCGGCTCCATCCTCGCCGTCCCGGCCCTGGTCTACGCCGCCGGCCAGGACCTGCGCCAGGCCGTCGCCACGTCCCTGCTGGTCGTCGGCATCACCTCGCTGGTCGCGGTGCTGCCCCGCCTGCGCGCGCGCCAGATCGCCTGGCGGATCGCGGTCCTGTTCGGCGCGACCGGCGCCGCGACCGCCTTCGCCGGCGCCGCGGTCAACCGGCTGCTGCCCGACGAACTGGTCCTCGGTCTGTTCGCCGCCCTCATGATCGGCGCCGGCGTGCGGATGCTGGCCGAGAAGCCGGCCACCGGCGCGGCCTGCGCGGTCGACGGCGGCCGGGTCAACTGGCGCCGCTGCTTGCCGCGCACCCTGGCCGGCGGGCTGGTCGTCGGGTTCCTCACCGGCCTGCTCGGCGTCGGCGGCGGCTTCCTCATCATCCCTGTGCTGGTCGTCGTGCTCGGCCTGCCGATGACCACCGCGATCGGCACGTCCCTGGTGATCATCGCGGCCAACTCGGCCGCCGGGTTCGCCGCGCACGCCGGCGAGGCGCCCCTGGACGTACCGGTCACCGTCGCGTTCACCGCCGCGGCCGTCGTCACCGCGCTGGCCGCCGGCCGGCTCGCCACCCGGGTCGACATCGCCCGGCTGCGCCGCTGGTTCGCCTACCTGGTCTTCACCGTCGCCGCCGGCATCCTCGTTCAGATCACCGCTGGGCTGCTCGGCTGA
- a CDS encoding rhodanese-like domain-containing protein, with product MELSRTVGADYALPAGDTVAFERTPVADGDVLAAGRMRLRVLHTPGHTHHHVSYVLTDADGQVQAVFTGGSMLYGATGRTDLVGPEHTHDLTHAQYHSVRRLVEELPAGTPVFPSHGFGSFCAATPTSGESSTVGEQARVNPALTQDEQSFVDQLIAGLTAIPTWYAHMGPANAAGPAPVDLSMPRPVDPAELADRLAAGEWVLDLRSRTAFAAGHLPGALNFELAIANFVTYVGWLIPWGSPITLIGETEQQVADARRELVRIGIDRLAGAAIGSPEALAAGRELASHPVSDFTGLAVALVADPDLTVLDARRDDERAGGGVRGSVHIPIHDLADRIDDVPDGDVWVYCGSGYRASIAASLLARAGRRPVLVDGGYGDPDTGAAAAGLHTQPATV from the coding sequence TTGGAGCTCTCCCGCACCGTCGGCGCGGACTACGCCCTTCCCGCCGGAGACACCGTGGCCTTCGAGCGGACCCCGGTCGCCGACGGCGACGTGCTCGCCGCCGGCCGGATGCGGCTGCGGGTGCTGCACACCCCCGGACACACCCACCACCACGTCAGCTACGTGCTCACCGACGCCGACGGGCAGGTGCAGGCGGTGTTCACCGGCGGCTCGATGCTCTACGGCGCGACCGGCCGCACCGACCTGGTCGGCCCAGAGCACACCCACGACCTCACCCATGCCCAGTACCACTCCGTGCGCCGGCTGGTCGAGGAGCTGCCCGCCGGTACCCCGGTGTTCCCCAGCCACGGCTTCGGCAGCTTCTGCGCGGCCACCCCGACCAGCGGGGAGTCCTCCACCGTCGGCGAGCAGGCGCGGGTGAACCCGGCGCTCACCCAGGACGAGCAGTCGTTCGTCGACCAGCTGATCGCCGGGCTGACCGCGATCCCGACCTGGTACGCGCACATGGGCCCGGCCAACGCCGCCGGCCCCGCGCCGGTGGACCTCTCCATGCCGCGGCCGGTCGACCCCGCCGAGCTCGCCGACCGGCTGGCCGCCGGGGAGTGGGTGCTCGACCTGCGCAGCCGCACCGCGTTCGCCGCGGGGCACCTGCCCGGCGCGCTGAACTTCGAGCTGGCGATCGCCAACTTCGTCACCTACGTCGGCTGGCTCATCCCGTGGGGATCGCCGATCACCCTGATCGGCGAGACGGAGCAGCAGGTCGCCGACGCCCGCCGGGAGCTGGTCCGCATCGGCATCGACCGGCTCGCCGGCGCCGCGATCGGCAGCCCCGAGGCCCTGGCCGCCGGCCGGGAGCTGGCCTCTCACCCGGTCAGCGACTTCACCGGCCTGGCCGTGGCGCTGGTTGCCGACCCCGACCTGACCGTCCTCGACGCCCGACGCGACGACGAGCGCGCCGGCGGCGGGGTCCGCGGCTCGGTGCACATCCCGATCCACGACCTTGCCGACCGCATCGACGACGTTCCCGACGGTGACGTGTGGGTGTACTGCGGCTCGGGCTACCGCGCCTCCATCGCCGCCTCACTGCTCGCCCGCGCCGGCCGCCGGCCGGTGTTGGTCGACGGCGGCTATGGCGACCCCGACACCGGTGCGGCCGCCGCCGGCCTGCACACCCAGCCCGCCACCGTCTGA